A window of the Diabrotica undecimpunctata isolate CICGRU chromosome 1, icDiaUnde3, whole genome shotgun sequence genome harbors these coding sequences:
- the Grx3 gene encoding glutaredoxin 3 translates to MVSELKTQKAFDDAVKASNLSVVHFQAEWAEQCAQVNELLEALSSQQANSHVKFYSCPAEELSEVSVKYNIEAVPTVILFQSGKNVEVINGADTVKIAEAVKKHSSGAGDSKSEPLEERLKALINKSKVMLFMKGNRDEPRCGFSRKIIDILNSVNASYETFDILSDEEVRQGLKTYSDWPTYPQLYVNGELVGGLDIVKEMLESGDLAETISSA, encoded by the exons ATGGTATCAGAATTGAAAACACAGAAGGCATTTGATGACGCCGTAAA AGCATCTAATCTGTCGGTGGTACATTTTCAAGCGGAATGGGCAGAACAGTGTGCTCAAGTAAACGAATTACTGGAAGCTTTGTCTTCCCAACAAGCCAATTCACACGTTAAGTTCTATTCTTGCCCCGCCGAAGAGCTTTCAGAAGTTTCTGTCAAGTATAATATAGAAGCTGTACCAACAGTCATACTATTTCAGTCTGGTAAGAATGTGGAAGTTATAAATGGAGCTGATACTGTAAAAATAGCAGAGGCAGTTAAGAAACATAGTAGCGGTGCCGGTGATAGTAAAAGTGAACCATTAGAAGAAAGATTAAAAGCACTGATTAATAAATCTAAAGTTATGTTGTTTATGAAAGGAAATAGGGATGAACCAAGATGTGGATTCAGTAGAAAGATTATCGATATTTTGAATAGTGTTAA tgCTTCATATGAAACATTTGATATCCTCTCAGATGAAGAAGTACGTCAAGGACTAAAGACTTATTCTGATTGGCCAACATACCCACAATTATATGTAAATGGTGAGCTTGTAGGTGGTTTGGACATTGTTAAAGAAATGCTGGAATCTGGTGATTTAGCAGAAACTATCTCAAGTGCATAA
- the U3-55K gene encoding U3 small nucleolar RNA-interacting protein 2: MSFFIKGKQQNGVKRAKYAVTKIKKRKLTDKPVKTKKDEEITSSEDEDLVKDKLSDASLSEDEHETAQEKKLRLAKIYLEEIEKEEKARREDKEVDEAVLSKRLKEDYLKETGKLRLQVAKNYKQIDEDNRLTLKCREQHKSLTCLCISSDDQYVFAGSKDGVVVKYSLSDNKRIGVIPFVKNSQGETVGHSSEILSLAISSDSKYLAVGTKSSDVYIWDPNTFKFIKKFQGHKNSVTGVCFKKDSHTLYSCSKDRTAKVWSLDEMAYVETLFGHQDIISSIDALYRDRLVSSGGRDLRLWKITEESQLIFNGHTGNIDNVKLINEDTFVSGGDDGEICIWSMMRKKPLCVINNAHGVDSQTKIPFWISAVTALHNTDLIASGSQDGLVRLWKLENNFKAYKELMQIPVEGFVNCLQFTADGKRLLISASKEHKSGRWTTVKSARNCIFVVPFLLN, translated from the coding sequence atgtcATTCTTTATAAAAGGCAAGCAGCAGAATGGTGTAAAGCGAGCAAAGTATGCAGTCACCAAGATTAAGAAACGTAAATTAACGGATAAACCAGTAAAGACTAAAAAGGACGAGGAAATAACCAGCAGTGAAGATGAAGACCTCGTTAAAGATAAACTATCGGATGCATCTCTTTCAGAGGACGAGCATGAAACCGCGCAAGAAAAGAAGCTTCgtttagctaagatttatttggaagaaatagaaaaggaagaaaaagcTAGAAGGGAAGATAAAGAAGTAGATGAAGCAGTTTTATCTAAAAGGTTAAAGGAAGACTACTTGAAGGAGACAGGTAAATTACGTCTACAAGTAGccaaaaattataaacaaatagatGAAGACAACCGGTTAACATTAAAGTGTAGAGAACAACATAAAAGTCTTACTTGTTTATGTATTTCTTCTGATGACCAATATGTGTTTGCTGGTAGTAAAGATGGAGTAGTTGTGAAGTATTCCTTATCAGATAATAAAAGAATAGGTGTAATTCCATTTGTTAAAAACTCTCAGGGAGAAACAGTGGGCCACAGTAGTGAAATTTTGAGTTTAGCAATAtcgtctgatagtaaatatttagcTGTAGGTACAAAATCCAGTGATGTTTATATTTGGGATCCAAATACTTTTAAGTTTATCAAGAAGTTTCAAGGACACAAAAATTCAGTGACTGGTGTTTGCTTTAAAAAAGACTCTCATACATTATATTCATGTTCTAAAGATAGGACTGCTAAAGTGTGGAGTTTAGATGAAATGGCCTATGTGGAGACATTGTTTGGACATCAAGATATTATATCTTCAATAGATGCTCTATACAGAGACAGATTAGTTTCTTCTGGTGGAAGAGATTTGAGATTGTGGAAAATTACTGAAGAAAGTCAATTGATATTCAATGGACACACAGGAAATATTGATAATGTTAAATTGATAAATGAAGATACATTTGTTTCTGGAGGTGATGATGGAGAAATATGTATATGGAGCATGATGAGAAAGAAACCTTTGTGTGTTATCAACAATGCACATGGTGTTGATTCACAAACAAAAATACCCTTTTGGATAAGTGCTGTCACTGCTCTGCATAATACAGATTTGATAGCTTCAGGTTCTCAAGATGGCCTTGTCAGATTGTGGAAGTTGGAAAACAACTTTAAAGCCTACAAAGAACTTATGCAGATACCTGTGGAAGGTTTTGTTAATTGTTTACAGTTTACAGCAGATGGTAAGAGACTTCTTATTAGTGCAAGCAAAGAACATAAAAGTGGAAGGTGGACTACAGTAAAATCTGCTAGGAATTGTATATTTGTTGTACCATTTTtactaaattga